The following coding sequences lie in one Aspergillus puulaauensis MK2 DNA, chromosome 3, nearly complete sequence genomic window:
- a CDS encoding histone H1/H5 family protein (COG:B;~EggNog:ENOG410PRZF;~InterPro:IPR005818,IPR005819,IPR036388,IPR036390;~PFAM:PF00538;~go_component: GO:0000786 - nucleosome [Evidence IEA];~go_function: GO:0003677 - DNA binding [Evidence IEA];~go_process: GO:0006334 - nucleosome assembly [Evidence IEA]) — MPPKKATSTAAKKSSAGPTHASYRDMIKVAILNLKERNGSSRQSIKKYVQANNKLAPASQNAFDSQFNKAIKVGVDKGDFLQPKGPSGPVKLAKKEAAPKPAPKPAAKPAAKKPTATKAAATKKTATKKTEKAEKAKPKAKKSTAGVKKSTAKPKANTAKPRKATTSAPAVVDKPKVVSVTKSGRKTTTTAKPTEKVTKRTKKA, encoded by the exons ATGCCTCCCAAGAAAGCTACTAGCACCGCGGCCAAGAAGTCGTCTGCCGGCCCAACCCACGCCTCCTACCGTG atatgaTCAAGGTCGCCATCCTGAAT CTGAAAGAGAGAAATGGTAGCAG CCGTCAGTCGATCAAGAAATACGTCCAGGCCAACAACAAGCTTGCGCCTGCGTCCCAAAATGCCTTTGATAGCCAGTTCAACAAGGCGATCAAGGTTGGTGTTGACAAGGGCGATTTCCTTCAGCCCAAGG GTCCCTCCGGCCCCGTAAAGCTTGCCAAGAAGGAAGCTGCCCCTAAGCCTGCCCCTAAGCCCGCTGCGAAGCCCGCTGCGAAG AAGCCTACTGCTACCAAGGCTGCTGCCACCAAGAAGACAGCCACTAAGAAGACTGAGAAGGCCGAAAAGGCCAAGCCCAAGGCTAAGAAGTCAACCGCTGGTGTGAAGAAGTCTACCGCTAAGCCAAAGGCCAACACCGCAAAGCCTCGCAAGGCCACCACATCC GCACCAGCTGTTGTTGACAAGCCCAAGGTCGTCAGCGTGACCAAGTCGGGTCGCAAGACCACGACGACGGCAAAGCCCACCGAAAAGGTAACCAAGAGGACCAAGAAGGCTTAG